GGCCGGGCCGCGGTACTGCGCCAGCTCGCCGGCCTTCGCCATGGCCGCCTCGCGGGGACCGTCCTCGCCCTCCGCGACGGCGTCGACGGCACCGGCAGCCAACGCACCCTCGCCACCGACCCGCTCGCCGAGCACCATCATCCGGTGCTGCGCCGGCTGGGGGATCCGTGCGGAGACCAGGCCGTCCATGACCGTGGTGAACGGCATCTGCAGCTCGACCTCGGGCAGCCGGAACCAGCCGCGATCCGACCGCATGACGCGCAGGTCCATGCAGAGGGCGACCATCGCGCCGCCGGCGATCGTGTGGCCGTTCATCGCCGCGATCGTGGGGACGTCGACCCGCAGCAGCCGGCCGAACAGCTGGTGCACGTTGCGGATGAAGTCGGGGAACGCCTCGCCGAGCCCACCGATGAACGGCAGGTCGAGGCCCTGGTTGAACGTCTTGCCCTCGCCGGTCACCACGAGGGCCGTGGGCCCCTGTGACGCCTCGACGGTGGACAGCGCGTCGTCCCACCCCGCCAGGGTCGAGTCGTTGATCACCTGCGACGCCTCGTCCAGCGTCAGGAGGTGGATGCCGTCCACGAGCTCGAGCTTCATGTCGTCTGGTCCTTCTGGTAGGTCGTGACGTGTCGCGTCGACGCGTCATCGAAGGGTTCGTCGGCCCAGCCGCACGACCGCCGGACGCGGGCCAGGCCGGCCAGCCGGGCCATCAGGTCGATCTCGCTCGGCCAGGCGTAACGCATGTTGAGGGGCAGCGTACGGACCGTGGCGTCATCGGTGACAACCCGGACCGACCGGACCGTCTGCGCCACAGGGTCGTGGTCGCCGTCGGCGAAGCGCCATGGCTGCGGCACGGCCGCCTCGACGATCAGACGACCACCCGGGACGAGGAGCCGCCCGGCAGCGCCGAGACAGGCCACCTGACGGTCCTGGTCGGGCAGCGCGAAGAGCGTGTTGAAGGCGATCAGGACCAGGTCGAACGGACCCGCCACGGGAGGATCGGCCATGTCGCCGAGCACCCCGACCACTCGGTCGCCGCCGTCCTTGGCGCCGAGCCGGGCGAGCATGCGCGCCGAGCTGTCCACGCCGGTGACGTGCAGTCCTGCGGCGGCCAGCGGGATCGCGAGCCGGCCGGTGCCGACACCCAGCTCCAGCACCCGTGTGCGGGGCGCGAGGTCCGCGGTCAGGGCCGCGACGGCCTGCTTGGCGTCGGTGTCGAGATCGGCGAAGACGGCGTCGTAGACGTCGGCCCACTCCTCGCCGAACTCCTCCGCCGGCCACACGACGGTGTCAGACCCCCAGCAGGACGGGGGCGACGTCGGTGCGCTCGCCCGGGGCCAGGCCCGGCACGACCAGGCCGACGGGACCGGAACGCTCGCCGAGGGCGACCCGCACCACCATCGGGGACGCCGACCACTGGGCCTCGAACCCGCCGTTGCCGTCGTCGGTCACGGTGGCGCCCACGGCCGACCACAGGGCCCGGGCGGCTGGTGGGTCGACGTGGGTCATCTGCAGCGCCAGCAGGTGCGGGGCGGCTGGGTCGGGCGACTGCGGGGCGGGCCTGCCGCTGCGCTCGGCGAAGTCGGCGTCGGTGCCCGACGCCCAGGCGATCTGCACGATCATCCCGCCCACCACGGACGGCCGGACGAACGCCTCGTGCCAGTGCGGGTAGGACTCGTTGCGGTCGACGGTCTGGATCCCCTCCGCGTCCAGCTCCTCGATGGCCTGCGCCAACGACGTCCCCACCTTGATGGTGACGTGGTGGACACGACCGGGGCCGAACCGCTCCAGGTAGCCGTCGATGAAGGACGGCTCACCTGTCGTGCGCCCGATCAGCTCCAGCTTGGCGCCGTTGCCAAGCCGGACCTGTTCGCTGCGGAACGCGGGGGCCTCGCCCCCGCCGACCGGCACGGCGCCACGGCCCAGCCAATGGGAGACGGCGGCGTCGACGTCGTCAACGGCGATGGCAACGTGGTCGAGTACGGCTTCGGTCAGCGGCATGCCACGAGGGTAGGTGACCGTGGTCATGTCCTGCCAAACGGCCGGCTGGGTGCGGTCCTGTTCGGTGTGGTTGGGTATGCGGCCATGAGCGATGCACACGGAGTCCCGCTGGATGTCGACGCGCTGGAGGGCTGGTTGACCGACCGGGTCGAGGTGACCCCGCCGCTGACCGCCTCGCAGATCTCCGGTGGCCGGTCGAACCTGACCTACCGGGTCGCCGACGCAGACGGCCGCACGTTCGTCGTTCGTCGGCCGCCGCTCGGGGACCTCCTGCCCGGGGCGCACGACATGTCGCGGGAAGCACGCGTGATGAGCGCGCTGGCCGACAGCGACGTGCCGGTCCCCGAGGTGATCGGCTACGAGGGCGACGAGTCGATCATCGGCGGCACCTTCTACGTGATGCGTCACGTCGACGGCCTCATCCTGCGGACCACCGAGGACGGCGCCAGCATCGACGAGGCCGCCCGCGCCACGGCCACCCGCTCGCTGGCCAGCACCATGGCCGAGCTGCACCGCATCGACCCCTACGAGATCGGGCTGGTCAAGCCGGGCCGGGGCGACAACTACCTGGCCCGCCAGCTGCACGTGTGGAAGCGACAGATGGATGCCCAGAAGGGGCGCGAGCTGCCGGTCGCCGATGCGGTGCACGACCGGTTGACCGCCGCCATCCCCGAGCAGCCGGCCACGGCGATCGTGCACGGGGACTACCGCGTGGACAACGTCATCCTCGATCCCGACGGCACCGTTGCCGCCGTGCTCGACTGGGAGCTGTGGACCGCCGGTGACCCGCTGGCCGACCTGGCGATCACCCTCGTGTACTGGGGCGACGACAGCGTGCCGGACGCGCTGATCGGACGCCCCACCGGGCACCCGGGCTATGGCACAGGGGCCGACTTCGTCCGGGCCTACGTCGACGCCGGCGGCATCGACGTGCCCGACGACGTCCTGCCCTACTACATGGCCTTCGCGACCTGGCGCCTGGCGGCGATCCTCGAGGGGGTGTACCAGCGCAACCGGGCGGGGGCCTACGGCGACGCCGACGACGGCTGGCGCATGTTCGAGGAGAAGGTGACCGACCTGTTCGACATGGCCTCCGGCTACGCCGACGAGGCCGGCATCTGACTCGCGACCGGGCGCGTCGGCTCCGATAGGATCCGCCGCGATGGAGGCTGCGACACCCTTCGACGCCGCGTTGCTGGAGCTGACACGGGCGTGGAAGGTGCGGGACGACCTCCGCCAGCAGGGCAACACCGATCACGCCGCAATCCGTGCGGCCTGGCTGGAGCTCGACCGGGCCCGCCTGTGGATCCGAAAGGTCACCGACCCGCTCATGTGGCGCTACGAACACGCCGTCGACCCCCGGACATGGCTGCCGCCGTCAGCGGCCGACCGGGTGGCCGCGATCTCCGCTGACGCCCACCGCCTGGAGGTCGACGGC
The nucleotide sequence above comes from Euzebya pacifica. Encoded proteins:
- a CDS encoding enoyl-CoA hydratase/isomerase family protein gives rise to the protein MKLELVDGIHLLTLDEASQVINDSTLAGWDDALSTVEASQGPTALVVTGEGKTFNQGLDLPFIGGLGEAFPDFIRNVHQLFGRLLRVDVPTIAAMNGHTIAGGAMVALCMDLRVMRSDRGWFRLPEVELQMPFTTVMDGLVSARIPQPAQHRMMVLGERVGGEGALAAGAVDAVAEGEDGPREAAMAKAGELAQYRGPALRQIRTTRYGDLLASIDRDADREHLFAP
- a CDS encoding class I SAM-dependent DNA methyltransferase, which encodes MWPAEEFGEEWADVYDAVFADLDTDAKQAVAALTADLAPRTRVLELGVGTGRLAIPLAAAGLHVTGVDSSARMLARLGAKDGGDRVVGVLGDMADPPVAGPFDLVLIAFNTLFALPDQDRQVACLGAAGRLLVPGGRLIVEAAVPQPWRFADGDHDPVAQTVRSVRVVTDDATVRTLPLNMRYAWPSEIDLMARLAGLARVRRSCGWADEPFDDASTRHVTTYQKDQTT
- a CDS encoding VOC family protein, which gives rise to MPLTEAVLDHVAIAVDDVDAAVSHWLGRGAVPVGGGEAPAFRSEQVRLGNGAKLELIGRTTGEPSFIDGYLERFGPGRVHHVTIKVGTSLAQAIEELDAEGIQTVDRNESYPHWHEAFVRPSVVGGMIVQIAWASGTDADFAERSGRPAPQSPDPAAPHLLALQMTHVDPPAARALWSAVGATVTDDGNGGFEAQWSASPMVVRVALGERSGPVGLVVPGLAPGERTDVAPVLLGV
- a CDS encoding phosphotransferase family protein produces the protein MSDAHGVPLDVDALEGWLTDRVEVTPPLTASQISGGRSNLTYRVADADGRTFVVRRPPLGDLLPGAHDMSREARVMSALADSDVPVPEVIGYEGDESIIGGTFYVMRHVDGLILRTTEDGASIDEAARATATRSLASTMAELHRIDPYEIGLVKPGRGDNYLARQLHVWKRQMDAQKGRELPVADAVHDRLTAAIPEQPATAIVHGDYRVDNVILDPDGTVAAVLDWELWTAGDPLADLAITLVYWGDDSVPDALIGRPTGHPGYGTGADFVRAYVDAGGIDVPDDVLPYYMAFATWRLAAILEGVYQRNRAGAYGDADDGWRMFEEKVTDLFDMASGYADEAGI